The sequence AATCAGAAATGAAATTATTTTTCTTTTTATGCTAATCAATTTGTTCCCTCCTGATACAAAAATGTTTCCAGTTCTTTTAGCGCCTCCTCATATTGGAAATTTGCACTCATCCCAAACTTTTCATTATCCAGGTCATATACTCTCGCATTTTGCACCGCCTCAAAATGTTTCCAAATATCATTCGTCGCAAACTCTTCCGCAAACATTTTTTTCACCTGCTCCGGAAGCGCATGAGAAGTCCGAAGGATGATATCAGGTGCTTTCTCTACCATATCTTCCGGATTGATATTCAGAAAATCCTGCCCGTTGCCATCTCCGTATACATTGACACCTCCGGCAAGCTTTACAAGACTTCCGACATAACTGCTTTCTGTTGCCACCACATAAGATCCCGGCAGCCCCATCAATATGAGCACCGTAGGAGCCTCCTGCTCATTATGCTTTTGTGCGAAATCGTTCTTAAAATCCTCGAATTCCTGATGAAGCTTCTCTGCCTCTTCTTCTTTTCCCAGCATCTTTCCTAATGCAAGAATCGATTCATACATTCCTTCTGTACTTTTCAGATCCAAAAAATAACTTTCAACTCCTATATTTTCATACTGGGACTTTAATTCTCCTTCCAGAGAATTCGGACTTAAAACGATATCCGGTTTTAACGACTTTATGATTTCCATATCGGGAGCCATCGGAGAACCGACGCTTTCTGCATTTTCATAGCGTTTCGGAATAGAATAACTGTCCGTTTTCGGAACTCCGACAACGCCTTCTACTTCCAGTTTGTCAAGAATCTCACAAGTCGCCACCGAAGTCGCCACAATCCGCTTTTCTTTTGTATCATTGTCTGCACTTTGATTTCCTGACTGATCCACACATCCGGTCAAAAACAGTGCGGATAACAAGGCTGCAATCAACTTTATCTTTTTCATTTCTTATTTCCTTTTCTTTACGAACACAACCAAAGAACCTATCACAAGCACAATGACAGCTCCGACTGCAATCTGTCCAACCGGCACTTTATTTGTATTTGTTTTTTCTGTCACCTGTTCTTCATCTGTAGTCTGCTCTTCATCTGCCACCTGCGGCTCTTCTTCAGTCTGTGGCTCTTCTTCAGTCTGCGGCTCTTCTGCCGATATCATCTCACTTACAAACTTTCCTGTCCCTGCCTGTGCAGATGCCATATCCAGTTTCACAAAGAACTGTACGTCTCTTCCCATCGGTTCTACATACAAGATTGGACTGATATAATTATCTGCCGAATCCACCTCAAACCGATAGTGATTGCACGTATCTCCATCTCTTTCACAACTTCCGGTCTGTGTAATTTCCACATCTCGATAAGTTCCGTCTGTTTCCTGTATCTGCATACGTACATCACTCACATTTGACATCAGACCAATTCCAAGCGTAACATACGTTTTCCCCTGAGACTGTTCTACCAGCGCACTGTCCTCCACAATACTCTCACACATACTGTCTCCAAGCGCAATGTTCGTCCCGCCATCTACGGTCTGTCCCGTCTCCGGATTTGCATAGGATGTTGTTCTCCCTACCGTATAAGCTCCATCTTCCATCGCATAAACAGGAACAGGGGCAGCCGCAATCGCAGCTGCCATTCCCAATCCCAAAACAATTTGCTTTAATCGTTTCATCTTATTTCGCCTGTCTCTTTCTGTAAACCATTGTCATCACACCGGCGGCTGCTGCTATAAGCATAACAACCGGAATTGCCGCATAATTATCATAGTCTCCTGTCTTTGGTGCACTTGACGCTCCATAGCTGCTTCCAGATGCAGGAGTTGTCACCTTAACAGTAGTGTCATTCGCATCTTCAGAAACTAATTTCAGCGCTGAGTAATCAATGCGAAGTCTTGCTTCAATATCCTGGTGTCCCATGATCGCCACATGCGGATTCACTTTTACATTCAGATATTCCTGTGTATGAGGAAGTACAAATGAGAAACAAGTCGGATTTCCAGAAGCATTTTTCTCCTCCACAGTAGCACTCGTATAATTTCCGTTGGCATCAGCCACTTTTAATTCCTGAAGGCTCGCTTCAATGTTTCCATATGTCATGGATTTTGTGTAAATATACATTGTCTTCACGCCATTTTTCACAACGATTCTTGCGGTGCTGTTCAAAGACTGCGCCGCCATAGACGCCTGATCTTTTGTCGCATGCCACAGCCATACAGGAACTTCATAAATACCATCTTTCAAATTGTCTTTATCCAGCGTTGTGCTTCCTGCATTTTGACTCGTGTTATTGCTTGTGTTATCGTTTGTATTATTATTCGTGTTATTGTTTGTGTTGTTATTGTTATTACCACTGTTATTGTCTGAGGTTGTCTTTTCTTTCAAGCCTTTGACTGCCACCTCAATGTCCGCTGCCATCTGATCTACTTTATTCTGCTCATTTTGTTTCAGACCGCGCACGACTGTCTGCAATGCATTTTGAAGCGCCTTCACAGTTCCGTCTGTATATTTTGTCAAGTCTTTCGGAATTGACGCAATCGCTGCATCCACTTTGCTGTAATCTGCTTCCGGAAGATCACTTACCAACTGCAATTTCCCTTTTAAATCTTTTAAAGAAGCAATCATCTCATTGACTTCTGCTGCCGATGCTCCGCCATTTGCAAGCAATCCTTCTGCTTCCTTCATTTTCGCCTCAAACGCGCTCCATGAATCTTCTGTATAATCTTCTTTCACAAGATCTTCATAAGATTTCAAGAGATCACTCAGTGCACTTGTATCCACCTGTGCATTCGCAAAATCCAATGTCAGTGTCACAACCGTCGGATATGGATTCCCTCCACCCATCAAATTGTTCATAAAATCTACTGTAATCTTCAATTCACACACACCATCGTCAGAAGGTGTAATCGGAAATTGCATTTTTTCCGGCACTTCTATGTTTGTAATTGCTGCCGGATTTCCAAATGTTGTAGAAGACTGCTCTGTCTTGTAAGAGAGATATTCCGCACCCTCTACAGTCAAAACATTCGCATGATATTCTCCCATCATGTTGATTACCATGTGATTGTTTTCAACAGTTGCTGTCATATTTCCTTCCCCGTCTACAGTCACCTTGGCACTCTCTCCAAACGCTTTGTTGAACGCCTCATTTACCGCAGCAATCGGCGCTTTGCTCTTGAGCGATGTAATCGGCACCACATAATCTCCTGCCTCTAGTTTTTCAGCAGCTTTTACCGTATTTACTTGTGTCAAACTAAATGTACACACCGCAGCCATCGCAAGCGCGGCCATTCTTCTCACCATTGATTTCATGGTCTTATGCTTCATTTTTCATATCCTCCTTTTTATTATGTTGCCTTCAACTATCATTTATTAGATTAAACTAACCAGTAGGCATTAAAAAAAGCAACTTAAATTGCTGAACTGACTATATCACACTTCTTTTCGAAAGAAAAATCTTTTTTTGTTGCACTGCGCAACAAACCGCGTTCTTCTTCCTTTTTTTTACTTTAAATCATAATTTCTTTTTTGTTGCAACTCGCAACTTTTTTACGCAATATATACGGCAAACAAAAGCTCTTTCGCATCGTCCCCATCAAAAATCTGAATCCAGATTCTTCCTGAAAGCATCCTTCCTTTTTCGCCTGCAATGCTCTGAAACCGGATTTTGTCTGCCCGAAAAGCCAGCAATTTCCCCTGTCTTTCCATCTCACACCATGCTTGTCCATCCCAATATGCAAACTCATATTCCCGATACTCCTCCAGCATCCGCAGATACAATTTTCCATTTTTATTCTGTATATTTAAAATACAAGGATTTTCAAACCGCTCATTCCACACTGAGACTTCATGCTCCCGATGCAGCTCCTTCTGAAAAATGGTAAACGGAATCGGATAATTTCCATCCGGATATCGTCTGCTGAGCCTCTCTCCGTCAAATTCCATTCCTTCCCGAAATCCGTATTTTACCCGCTTTGCAATTTCTTCTTTTTTCAGAGCTTCCAACGTCTCCTCTTTGCAGTAGGACGCAATCGTCACAGCATCTTCCCTCGCCACCTCCTGCGAAACCCCGGTACTCAGCAGATGACCGATAACAAGTTCTACTTTCTGACTGTACGCTTCCGCCGCCATCTTTCCCTTTTTCGTAAGTATCGGTTTTCTCCGATTACTTTTATCAATTAAACCTTCCTTTTCCAAAACAGTCAGCACACGGCTGACTGCATACTTTTCCTCTCCAAGCGTCACCGCAAGGTTCGTCACGTTCCACTGTTCTTTTTGATTTTGAAAACAGATCAAAGTTTTTACTTTTAATATGTTCATGCAATTATTCCCCTACCAATGTTGTATCACGAACTGTCTCTATTTTCGTAAAGAAGTAGACATATTTAAAAATAATAAGGAACACAATAAATATTCTTCCATAAAGATTGCTCATCGCAATCATTGCTAAAATCAGCATTGCTGATGCCGGAAGCAGAATACAAAATTTTGTTTTCAAAGTCATGGCACGATTTTTTACAAAACTGTCTAAATGCTTCTGATACAGTTTTGTTCCGGTAAACCACTTGTGAAATCGTTCAGAACCTTTTGCCAGACAAAAAGATGCCAATAAAAGAAATGGGGTTGTCGGAAGTACCGGAAGTGCCACTCCGATCATTCCAATCCCCATTGCTAAAAAACCGATTACAAGCCAAAGAATTTTGATTGGATTCTTTCTCATGATAAATTCCTTTCTCTACACAGTTTCTATTTTCTACCAATAATTAGTTTTAACTAACCGTTTAGAGAATAACAAATTTTCACTTATTTGTCAATCCAATATTCCATCCTGTTTTTCTTCTGTCCATTCCAAAAATGTTCCCGAATTAGCATCTATTTCAAAATCATATTCCATTCCTTCATAGCTCAATTCTCCTTCATATTTATAAACGCCGTCATCATACTCCTGCTCAATTCGAATATTGCTGTCCGTCGCCCCTTGTACACGGTCAAGCACCAACTGCTTTGCCTGCTCTATGCTGATCTCTGTTGTCTTTTCTGAACCTGTCTGCGTATCATCCTGCACTGCAGCGGACTGTGTATTTTGAACATTGTTATTTTGTTCAATCTCTTTGTCCAGAATTTTTCCATTTGAGGCTGCAATCTCATAATTATACTGATAATCCGCCTCCACAAAACCGATTTCATATACAAGTCTTCCATCGTCCCTGTCTTTTAACACATGTACCCGTTCTACATCACTCTCCGAAATTCCCGCATCCTCATATGCAATTTTCTTGGCCTCACCTGCTCCGATATCTTTTTGATTCCATACTGCATATGCCGATATTCCTCCAATCAACAAAACTGCCGCCGTTCCTCCTGCAATCATTCCAATATATCTTTTCTTCATAAGTCATGTCTCCTTTCTTTTTCCATCTTGCTTCGATATGGTTAGTATACCCACAAAAGATTAAAGAAAGATTAAAATTTCTGCAATTCATTCAAAAATATTTATATTTTTCACCTTTCAGGGAACACATACGTAAATGTTGTTCCCTCTCCAGGCACACTTTCCACCTGTATGTTTCCGCCATGTACTTCCACGATCCACTTCACCATAGCAAGACCAAGTCCTGAATGGTTCCCGCCTGTGCGCGCTGCATCCACGCGGTAAAACCGCTCCCAAATGTGTGAAAGATGCTCCTTTGCAATCCCGATTCCATCATCTTTCACGGTTCCACACAAGCCTTCTGCGCCTCGTGTCAGCGTCACTTCGATAGTCCCTCCCTCTTTTCCATATGCCGTCGCATTGGAGAGTAAATTGTCCATCATTCGGATATAAAGTGTCTCATCCAGCTTTGCATATAATTCCGGTTCGATCTTCGTCTGAATCGTGATATCACGTTCTGTTGCGAGTATCTGTTGTTCCTCCACGATCATCTCCACAAGTTCGCTTACATTCACTTCTTCCAAATGAAGTTTTAGCCTTCCCTGATCTGCTCTTGAAAGCATCAGCAGATGTGAGATCAGCTCTGCGATTGTCCGCGCCTTTTTCTGTATGACCATAATCTGTCCCCGCTGTTTTTCGTTAAAGCTTTCTTCTTCCAGACACGACTCACACTGTGCCAAAATAACGCTGACAGGTGTTCGCAGCTCATGTGACACATCAGATGTAAATTGTTTTTCCCTTTGGAATACCTTCTCCAGTTCCTCCAACATCTCATCAAATGTCTGTGCCAAATATGCAATCTCATCCCGATTCTTTCTTCCATCTTCTTTATATAATCCAACTCGTCTTGACAAATCTGCATCGTGACGGATTTCCTGCACAGTCTCTGTGATCGTTTTCACCGGAAGCAACGTTCGTCTCGTCATCCGGTATACTAAAATTCCGACCAGCAGAGCCGTCAACGGAAGCAGAATCACCGCAACCCGAATTGTGATAAGAAAGCTTTCCTCCGCATCGGTAACTGACGTAAGTCCACGAATATAGACAGTGTTTTCTTTCATTTGAAGCTTGAGATCATAGACATACCACTCGCGCTTCCCATCTTTGACTTTTTGCACCTCTCCATTTGAGAAATCAATCTGCTCCGTAAATCCTGACGGCCGCTTTCCATATAAAAAATACGCATTTTCATCGTATAATGCCAAATACACATTATCCTCTATCTGATAAAAATCCGAATCCACTTCCAATTGTCCATCTTCCCACTCGACTTCATCCATACTCTCCTGAACCCGGTTCTTCAGTTTCATCTGTGTAGATGCCAACACCTCCCGGTTACTGATTGAAAACAAAACCGCAAAGATGAATCCAATGACAAAAACCATACAAGCGGTATACAAAAGTGTTAATTTTACTTTTAATGATACTTTTTTCATCCATTCACCCTCAGCACATATCCTGCTCCCCGCACGGTATGGATCAGTTTTGGTTCAAATCCTTCATCAATCTTCTTGCGCAGATACCGGATATATACATCCACCACGTTAGAGCTGCCCATATAATCATAATTCCAAAGATGTTGCTCCAATTTTTCTCTGGAAAGCACGATTCCTTCATTCTGTACCATATATCTAAGCAATGCAAATTCCTTACTGGAAAGTGCAATCTCTTTTCCGTTTCGCAGTACCTGATGCGTATCCACATGCACTTCCAGACCGCCGACTTCATAGCAGGTCTTCTGCACAGCAGCGGTTTTTCGCACAAGCACACGGACTCTTGCCAATAATTCTTCAAACGCAAATGGTTTCACAAGGTAATCATTCGCCCCTGCATCTAACCCTTTTACCCGATCTTCCACACTGTCTTTCGCCGTCAAAAGCAAAACCGGTGTATTTTCATTTTTGTTTCGCATCTTTCTTAGGACTGACAGTCCGTCTAACTTTGGCATCATAATATCCAAAATTACTGCATCATAAGGTGCTGCTGCAAGATAGTCAAGCGCCTCCTCTCCGTCAAAGCACGAATCTACACTGTAGTGCTCTTTTTTCAGACGTTCTGTGATAATTTGATTCAGATCTCTCTCATCTTCCGCGATTAAAATGCGCATAAAATCCACCTTCCCTTCTTCACATCTTACTCAGATATCCCAGAGTATACTCTCTCGATATGCATCGCAAGATATCCTACTTCCATCTTCTCCAGTCGAATCGCGCACTCTTTTTCAATATCCTGACAGACTAACCTGCCTAAGCGAAATGCTTCCGGATGGTTCTGTTGCATATAATCGTTCAGATCCAGTTTGATGCTTTCTTTCTTGATTGCCCGTATGATCATGTATTTTACATGATTCATCAGCCTGTTATAAGAAAGTGATCTCACGTCAATCTGCTTTCCGGTCTCCTGCTCCAATATTTTGACACATTCCCGAACTGCTCTTGCCATCTGCATTGCCATCGACACATTCTCATCTTCAATCGCCGAATGGATATGGAGCGCTACGTAACCGATCTCATGACTATCAATCTCCACAGAAAGCCGTTCCTTGAGAATCTCTTTTAACTTGGAGGCAACCTGATATTCGCTGCCAAACAGCGCTCGGATATCTTCTGTCAATGGATTGCTGATCTGCTCTCCATGTCTGATTCGCTCTACCGCAAAAGAAATATGGTCTGCCAGCGGGAACAAGATTCTTCTGTCGATACGTCCGAATTTTTCTTCTGCTTCTACAAGAATCGCATTGGCAATTTCCAAATACTCTGGAGCGATACTTT comes from Coprococcus phoceensis and encodes:
- the isdE gene encoding heme ABC transporter substrate-binding protein IsdE; this encodes MKKIKLIAALLSALFLTGCVDQSGNQSADNDTKEKRIVATSVATCEILDKLEVEGVVGVPKTDSYSIPKRYENAESVGSPMAPDMEIIKSLKPDIVLSPNSLEGELKSQYENIGVESYFLDLKSTEGMYESILALGKMLGKEEEAEKLHQEFEDFKNDFAQKHNEQEAPTVLILMGLPGSYVVATESSYVGSLVKLAGGVNVYGDGNGQDFLNINPEDMVEKAPDIILRTSHALPEQVKKMFAEEFATNDIWKHFEAVQNARVYDLDNEKFGMSANFQYEEALKELETFLYQEGTN
- a CDS encoding heme-binding Shp domain-containing protein, producing MKRLKQIVLGLGMAAAIAAAPVPVYAMEDGAYTVGRTTSYANPETGQTVDGGTNIALGDSMCESIVEDSALVEQSQGKTYVTLGIGLMSNVSDVRMQIQETDGTYRDVEITQTGSCERDGDTCNHYRFEVDSADNYISPILYVEPMGRDVQFFVKLDMASAQAGTGKFVSEMISAEEPQTEEEPQTEEEPQVADEEQTTDEEQVTEKTNTNKVPVGQIAVGAVIVLVIGSLVVFVKKRK
- a CDS encoding NEAT domain-containing protein, whose translation is MKHKTMKSMVRRMAALAMAAVCTFSLTQVNTVKAAEKLEAGDYVVPITSLKSKAPIAAVNEAFNKAFGESAKVTVDGEGNMTATVENNHMVINMMGEYHANVLTVEGAEYLSYKTEQSSTTFGNPAAITNIEVPEKMQFPITPSDDGVCELKITVDFMNNLMGGGNPYPTVVTLTLDFANAQVDTSALSDLLKSYEDLVKEDYTEDSWSAFEAKMKEAEGLLANGGASAAEVNEMIASLKDLKGKLQLVSDLPEADYSKVDAAIASIPKDLTKYTDGTVKALQNALQTVVRGLKQNEQNKVDQMAADIEVAVKGLKEKTTSDNNSGNNNNNTNNNTNNNTNDNTSNNTSQNAGSTTLDKDNLKDGIYEVPVWLWHATKDQASMAAQSLNSTARIVVKNGVKTMYIYTKSMTYGNIEASLQELKVADANGNYTSATVEEKNASGNPTCFSFVLPHTQEYLNVKVNPHVAIMGHQDIEARLRIDYSALKLVSEDANDTTVKVTTPASGSSYGASSAPKTGDYDNYAAIPVVMLIAAAAGVMTMVYRKRQAK
- a CDS encoding MarR family transcriptional regulator, with protein sequence MNILKVKTLICFQNQKEQWNVTNLAVTLGEEKYAVSRVLTVLEKEGLIDKSNRRKPILTKKGKMAAEAYSQKVELVIGHLLSTGVSQEVAREDAVTIASYCKEETLEALKKEEIAKRVKYGFREGMEFDGERLSRRYPDGNYPIPFTIFQKELHREHEVSVWNERFENPCILNIQNKNGKLYLRMLEEYREYEFAYWDGQAWCEMERQGKLLAFRADKIRFQSIAGEKGRMLSGRIWIQIFDGDDAKELLFAVYIA
- a CDS encoding YbaN family protein, translating into MRKNPIKILWLVIGFLAMGIGMIGVALPVLPTTPFLLLASFCLAKGSERFHKWFTGTKLYQKHLDSFVKNRAMTLKTKFCILLPASAMLILAMIAMSNLYGRIFIVFLIIFKYVYFFTKIETVRDTTLVGE
- a CDS encoding PepSY domain-containing protein, with amino-acid sequence MKKRYIGMIAGGTAAVLLIGGISAYAVWNQKDIGAGEAKKIAYEDAGISESDVERVHVLKDRDDGRLVYEIGFVEADYQYNYEIAASNGKILDKEIEQNNNVQNTQSAAVQDDTQTGSEKTTEISIEQAKQLVLDRVQGATDSNIRIEQEYDDGVYKYEGELSYEGMEYDFEIDANSGTFLEWTEEKQDGILD
- a CDS encoding sensor histidine kinase, which translates into the protein MKKVSLKVKLTLLYTACMVFVIGFIFAVLFSISNREVLASTQMKLKNRVQESMDEVEWEDGQLEVDSDFYQIEDNVYLALYDENAYFLYGKRPSGFTEQIDFSNGEVQKVKDGKREWYVYDLKLQMKENTVYIRGLTSVTDAEESFLITIRVAVILLPLTALLVGILVYRMTRRTLLPVKTITETVQEIRHDADLSRRVGLYKEDGRKNRDEIAYLAQTFDEMLEELEKVFQREKQFTSDVSHELRTPVSVILAQCESCLEEESFNEKQRGQIMVIQKKARTIAELISHLLMLSRADQGRLKLHLEEVNVSELVEMIVEEQQILATERDITIQTKIEPELYAKLDETLYIRMMDNLLSNATAYGKEGGTIEVTLTRGAEGLCGTVKDDGIGIAKEHLSHIWERFYRVDAARTGGNHSGLGLAMVKWIVEVHGGNIQVESVPGEGTTFTYVFPER
- a CDS encoding response regulator transcription factor, with translation MRILIAEDERDLNQIITERLKKEHYSVDSCFDGEEALDYLAAAPYDAVILDIMMPKLDGLSVLRKMRNKNENTPVLLLTAKDSVEDRVKGLDAGANDYLVKPFAFEELLARVRVLVRKTAAVQKTCYEVGGLEVHVDTHQVLRNGKEIALSSKEFALLRYMVQNEGIVLSREKLEQHLWNYDYMGSSNVVDVYIRYLRKKIDEGFEPKLIHTVRGAGYVLRVNG
- a CDS encoding PRD domain-containing protein, which translates into the protein MYRVSKVLNNNGVIAINMEENIEYVLLGKGIGFGKKISERFEAPDGCARYSLREDTERGSAKELAKSIAPEYLEIANAILVEAEEKFGRIDRRILFPLADHISFAVERIRHGEQISNPLTEDIRALFGSEYQVASKLKEILKERLSVEIDSHEIGYVALHIHSAIEDENVSMAMQMARAVRECVKILEQETGKQIDVRSLSYNRLMNHVKYMIIRAIKKESIKLDLNDYMQQNHPEAFRLGRLVCQDIEKECAIRLEKMEVGYLAMHIERVYSGISE